A genomic stretch from Streptomyces venezuelae ATCC 10712 includes:
- a CDS encoding molybdopterin oxidoreductase family protein, translating into MRRNPLVLSDERIADPWGRRTPYGRGGRWPERTDSCLAEGVAEEDVDAWVRAASLLHSDGDAMDIAVRDGRIVGVRGRAGDRVNRGRLEPKDLYAWQANGSADRLTRPLIREGTRLVETDWPTAMGRVVARSRELIDSQGPKSVAFYTSGQLFLEEYYTLAVLARAGIGTPHLDGNTRLCTATAAEALKESFGSDGQPGSYEDIDHADAIALFGHNIAETQVVQWMRILDRLEGDRPPRLLCVDPRLTPVARRADVHLAPRLGTNVALLNALLHEVVRRGWTDPGYIARCTVGFDALCAQVEPCTPRWAAGICDVPAAAIEEAAELVGTADRLLSTVLQGFYQANQATAAAVQVDNLHLIRGMLGRPGAGVLQMNGQPTAENTRECGADGDLPGFRNWQNEDHVADLARVWNVDPSAIPHDAPPTHAMEIFRLAEQGAVRMLWISATNPAVSLPDLARIRAVLSREGLFTVVQDLFLTETAQFADVVLPAATWGEKTGTFTNADRTVHLSEKAVEPPGEARPDLDIFLDYAARMGFEDKDGGRLVHWSGPEEAFEAWKRCSAGRPCDYTGLTYAKLRGPSGIQWPCTEDAPDGTDRLYGDGVSWAHPDLCETYGKDLVTGEPLGEEWYRSTNPDGKALIRAAPYVQPREWPDEEHPFQLTTGRTLYHFHTRTKTGRVPQLADAAPDVWVQIAASDASRLGLAEGDLVEVTTRTGALRGRLRIGSMRPGVLFLPFHYGYWDTPGGRSPAPGAPGRAVNEVIPTAWDPVSKQPQFKTAAAALTLVAPAPRKPQEGGRDTARPTG; encoded by the coding sequence GTGAGGCGCAATCCGTTGGTGCTGTCCGACGAGCGGATCGCCGACCCGTGGGGGCGTCGCACCCCCTACGGCCGGGGCGGTCGGTGGCCCGAGCGCACGGACTCCTGCCTGGCCGAGGGGGTGGCCGAGGAGGACGTCGACGCGTGGGTACGAGCGGCGTCGCTCCTGCATTCCGACGGTGACGCGATGGACATCGCCGTCCGGGACGGGCGGATCGTCGGAGTACGCGGCCGGGCCGGCGACCGTGTCAACCGCGGGCGGCTTGAGCCGAAGGACCTGTACGCGTGGCAGGCCAACGGCTCCGCGGACCGGCTGACCCGGCCGCTGATCCGCGAGGGCACGCGCCTCGTCGAGACCGACTGGCCCACGGCGATGGGGCGCGTCGTCGCCAGGTCGCGGGAGCTCATCGACTCCCAGGGACCGAAGTCGGTCGCGTTCTACACCTCCGGCCAGCTCTTCCTGGAGGAGTACTACACGCTGGCCGTCCTCGCCCGCGCCGGGATCGGCACCCCTCACCTGGACGGCAACACCCGCCTGTGCACGGCGACGGCGGCGGAGGCGCTGAAGGAGTCCTTCGGCAGCGACGGCCAGCCCGGCTCGTACGAGGACATCGACCACGCGGACGCGATCGCCCTGTTCGGGCACAACATCGCCGAGACGCAGGTCGTCCAGTGGATGCGGATCCTGGACCGGCTGGAAGGGGACCGGCCGCCCCGTCTGCTGTGCGTGGACCCGCGGCTCACCCCGGTGGCGCGCCGGGCGGACGTCCACCTCGCGCCGCGGCTCGGCACCAATGTGGCGCTGCTGAACGCCCTGCTGCACGAGGTCGTCCGGCGCGGCTGGACCGACCCCGGGTACATCGCCCGGTGCACGGTCGGGTTCGACGCCCTGTGCGCGCAGGTCGAGCCGTGCACGCCTCGGTGGGCCGCCGGCATCTGCGACGTACCGGCGGCGGCGATCGAGGAGGCCGCCGAGCTGGTGGGCACCGCCGACCGGCTGCTGTCGACCGTGCTCCAGGGGTTCTACCAGGCCAACCAGGCGACCGCCGCCGCCGTCCAGGTCGACAACCTGCATCTGATCCGCGGCATGCTCGGCCGTCCCGGGGCGGGGGTCCTCCAGATGAACGGGCAGCCCACCGCGGAGAACACCCGCGAGTGCGGGGCCGACGGCGACCTGCCGGGCTTCCGGAACTGGCAGAACGAGGACCACGTGGCCGACCTCGCGCGGGTCTGGAACGTCGACCCGTCGGCCATCCCCCACGACGCGCCGCCCACCCACGCCATGGAGATCTTCCGGCTGGCGGAGCAGGGCGCGGTGCGGATGCTGTGGATCAGCGCCACCAACCCGGCCGTGTCCCTGCCCGACCTGGCGCGGATCCGCGCCGTCCTCTCCCGGGAGGGCCTGTTCACGGTGGTCCAGGACCTGTTCCTGACCGAGACGGCGCAGTTCGCCGACGTGGTGCTGCCCGCCGCGACGTGGGGCGAGAAGACGGGCACCTTCACCAACGCCGACCGTACGGTCCACCTGTCCGAGAAGGCGGTCGAGCCGCCCGGCGAGGCCCGGCCCGACCTGGACATCTTCCTCGACTACGCGGCCCGGATGGGCTTCGAGGACAAGGACGGCGGCCGCCTGGTCCACTGGAGCGGCCCCGAGGAGGCCTTCGAGGCGTGGAAGCGGTGCAGTGCCGGACGTCCCTGCGACTACACCGGCCTGACGTACGCGAAGCTCCGCGGCCCGAGCGGCATCCAGTGGCCGTGCACCGAGGACGCCCCGGACGGCACGGACCGCCTCTACGGTGACGGCGTGTCGTGGGCCCACCCGGACCTGTGCGAGACGTACGGGAAGGACCTGGTGACCGGCGAGCCGCTGGGTGAGGAGTGGTACCGGTCGACGAACCCGGACGGCAAGGCGCTGATCAGGGCCGCCCCGTACGTCCAGCCGCGGGAGTGGCCGGACGAGGAGCACCCCTTCCAGCTGACCACCGGACGCACCCTGTACCACTTCCACACCCGTACCAAGACGGGACGGGTGCCGCAGCTCGCGGACGCCGCGCCGGACGTGTGGGTCCAGATCGCGGCCTCCGACGCGTCCCGCCTCGGGCTCGCGGAGGGCGATCTCGTCGAGGTCACCACCCGGACCGGCGCGCTCCGCGGCAGGCTTCGGATCGGGTCGATGCGCCCGGGTGTGCTGTTCCTGCCGTTCCACTACGGGTACTGGGACACCCCGGGCGGCCGCTCCCCCGCCCCGGGCGCGCCCGGGCGGGCCGTGAACGAGGTGATCCCCACCGCCTGGGACCCGGTGTCCAAGCAGCCGCAGTTCAAGACCGCCGCGGCCGCCCTGACCCTGGTCGCACCGGCGCCCCGCAAGCCCCAGGAGGGAGGACGGGATACGGCCCGGCCCACGGGGTAG
- a CDS encoding flavodoxin family protein produces the protein MDTTSGTTPLRAVALVCTLSPSPKPSSSQLLAEQTMAALADHGVTGKVIRIADHDVKPGVGVDMGDGDAWPEIRDTILGCDILILSTPIWLGHPSSIAQRVLERLNAELGESDDEGRMLTYGKAAAVCVVGNEDGAHHVSAELFQGLNDVGFSIAPNAVTYWVGEAMQGTDYQDLDKTPEKTAATTRTLAVNTAHLARRLKSAPYPPSS, from the coding sequence ATGGACACCACATCCGGAACCACACCGCTGCGCGCTGTCGCGCTGGTCTGCACGCTCTCCCCGTCGCCGAAACCCTCGAGCTCCCAGCTGCTGGCGGAGCAGACCATGGCCGCGCTGGCCGATCACGGCGTCACCGGGAAGGTCATCCGGATCGCCGACCACGACGTCAAACCGGGCGTCGGGGTCGACATGGGAGACGGCGACGCCTGGCCGGAGATCCGCGACACCATCCTGGGCTGCGACATCCTGATCCTGTCCACCCCCATCTGGCTCGGCCACCCCTCCAGCATCGCCCAGCGGGTCCTGGAGCGCCTCAACGCCGAGCTGGGCGAGAGCGACGACGAAGGCCGCATGCTCACCTACGGCAAGGCCGCGGCCGTCTGTGTCGTCGGCAACGAGGACGGCGCCCATCACGTCAGCGCCGAACTGTTCCAGGGCCTCAACGACGTCGGGTTCTCCATCGCCCCGAACGCCGTCACCTACTGGGTCGGCGAGGCGATGCAGGGCACCGACTACCAGGACCTCGACAAGACCCCGGAGAAGACGGCCGCGACGACCAGGACCCTCGCCGTGAACACCGCGCACCTCGCGCGCCGCCTCAAGAGCGCTCCGTACCCGCCCTCGTCCTGA
- a CDS encoding PHP domain-containing protein has translation MTPDEALRRIAFLLEWRGASPYRVRAFHTAADAVRELPPGPVDSARVARLRGVGPVTAEVIAQASSGAVPSYLARLQAEADPGALAGWDLAAASTGDCHLHSDWSDGGSPLEDMADAALALGHRWAVLTDHSPRLTIAHGLSAERLERQLEAVAAVNSRTGPDFRLLTGIECDILEDGSLDQDEDLLGRLDIVVASVHSKLRSEPEPMTARMVAAVRNPHVDVLGHCTGRIITGRGRPQSRFDADAVFAACAEGGTAVEINCRPERRDPPDDLLARAAAAGCRFAVDTDAHAPEQLRWQSTGYARAARIGLGGDRLITTWPLERLLTGRSGQS, from the coding sequence ATGACCCCGGACGAAGCCCTGCGGCGGATCGCCTTCCTCCTCGAATGGCGCGGGGCGTCCCCGTACCGGGTGCGGGCCTTCCACACGGCGGCCGACGCCGTCCGTGAGCTGCCGCCGGGCCCGGTGGACTCCGCGCGGGTCGCGCGGCTGCGCGGGGTGGGCCCGGTCACCGCCGAGGTGATCGCCCAGGCGTCGAGCGGAGCGGTACCGAGCTACCTCGCCCGTCTGCAGGCCGAAGCCGACCCGGGCGCCCTCGCCGGCTGGGACCTCGCGGCCGCGAGCACCGGGGACTGCCACCTGCACTCCGACTGGTCGGACGGCGGCAGCCCGCTGGAGGACATGGCCGACGCCGCCCTGGCCCTCGGCCACCGGTGGGCCGTGCTCACCGACCATTCGCCACGGCTGACGATCGCCCACGGGCTGAGCGCCGAACGGCTCGAACGCCAGCTGGAGGCCGTGGCCGCCGTGAACTCCCGGACGGGTCCGGACTTCCGGCTGCTCACCGGCATCGAGTGCGACATCCTCGAGGACGGCTCGCTCGACCAGGACGAGGACCTGCTCGGCCGGCTCGACATCGTCGTGGCGTCGGTGCACTCCAAGCTCCGCTCGGAACCGGAACCGATGACCGCCCGTATGGTGGCCGCGGTGCGCAATCCGCACGTCGACGTGCTGGGTCACTGCACGGGTCGCATCATCACCGGCCGGGGGCGTCCGCAGTCCCGCTTCGACGCCGACGCGGTGTTCGCCGCGTGCGCGGAGGGCGGTACGGCGGTGGAGATCAACTGCCGGCCCGAGCGACGCGACCCGCCGGACGACCTGCTCGCGCGTGCCGCCGCCGCGGGCTGCCGCTTCGCCGTGGACACCGACGCCCACGCCCCCGAACAGCTGCGCTGGCAGAGCACGGGGTACGCGCGGGCGGCGCGGATCGGGCTCGGAGGGGACCGGCTGATCACGACCTGGCCGCTCGAGCGGCTGCTGACCGGCAGGAGCGGCCAGTCGTGA
- a CDS encoding zinc-dependent alcohol dehydrogenase has protein sequence MKAVTWQGRRSIEVTTVPDPQIVDPTDAVIEVTTTGLCGSDLHLYEVLGPFLDAGDVLGHEPMGVVAEVGPEVRDLKAGDRVVVPFNLSCGTCFMCERGLHSQCETTQVHEYGTGASLFGYTKLYGQVPGGQAEYLRVPFADTLPIRVPEGPPDERFVYLSDVLPTAWQAVVYADVPPGGSVAVLGLGPIGDMCTRVAAHRGAGRVIGIDLVPDRLARAAGHGVQVFDLARYGDHLVDAVRDVTGGRGPDAVIDAVGMEAHGSHGVKAAQTAAGLLPDALGAALMQKAGVDRLGALKLAIELVRRGGTISLSGVYGGAADPLPLLTMFDKQIQLRMGQANVRRWVDDLLPLVTDGDPLGVEGFATHHLPLDDAPKAYEDFQKKRDHMVKVLFHP, from the coding sequence ATGAAAGCCGTGACCTGGCAGGGCCGCCGCTCGATCGAGGTGACAACGGTTCCCGATCCACAGATCGTCGATCCCACGGACGCCGTGATCGAGGTGACGACGACCGGCCTGTGCGGATCGGACCTGCATCTGTACGAGGTGCTCGGGCCGTTCCTGGACGCCGGGGACGTCCTCGGCCACGAGCCGATGGGAGTCGTCGCCGAGGTGGGCCCCGAGGTCCGGGACCTGAAGGCCGGCGACCGGGTCGTCGTCCCGTTCAACCTGTCCTGCGGCACCTGCTTCATGTGCGAGCGCGGCCTGCACTCGCAGTGCGAGACGACCCAGGTTCACGAGTACGGGACCGGTGCCAGCCTCTTCGGATACACCAAGCTCTACGGCCAGGTGCCCGGCGGCCAGGCCGAGTACCTCCGCGTGCCCTTCGCCGACACCCTCCCGATCCGCGTCCCCGAAGGGCCGCCGGACGAACGCTTCGTGTACCTGTCGGACGTCCTGCCGACCGCCTGGCAGGCCGTCGTCTACGCCGACGTCCCACCCGGCGGCAGCGTCGCCGTCCTGGGCCTCGGGCCCATCGGCGACATGTGCACCCGCGTCGCGGCCCACCGCGGGGCCGGCCGGGTGATCGGCATCGACCTGGTGCCCGACCGCCTCGCCCGCGCCGCGGGCCACGGCGTACAGGTCTTCGACCTGGCCCGGTACGGAGATCACCTCGTCGACGCCGTCCGCGACGTGACCGGCGGCCGCGGCCCCGACGCCGTGATCGACGCCGTCGGCATGGAGGCGCACGGCAGCCACGGCGTCAAGGCCGCGCAGACCGCGGCCGGACTGCTCCCCGACGCCCTGGGCGCCGCGCTGATGCAGAAGGCGGGCGTGGACCGCCTCGGCGCCCTGAAGCTGGCCATCGAACTCGTACGCAGGGGCGGCACCATCTCCCTCTCGGGCGTCTACGGCGGGGCCGCCGACCCGCTGCCGCTGCTGACGATGTTCGACAAGCAGATCCAGCTCCGCATGGGGCAGGCCAACGTCCGCCGCTGGGTCGACGACCTGCTGCCCCTGGTGACCGACGGGGACCCCCTCGGCGTGGAGGGCTTCGCCACCCACCACCTGCCCCTGGACGACGCCCCGAAGGCGTACGAGGACTTCCAGAAGAAGCGGGACCACATGGTGAAGGTCCTCTTCCACCCCTGA
- the ligD gene encoding non-homologous end-joining DNA ligase gives MTPTSRTAPPERVRAGRRTVEIRRPDKVLFPGDGLTKADLAGYYRTVAHRMLPHLRGRPLMLERHPDGIDGPAFMQKDVPDHFPDWVHRAELPKEGGTVTYVLCEDTATLLYLAGQACTTPHRFLSRADRPDRPDRLVFDLDPADEDFAPVREAALGLHRLLDELELPSSLMTTGSRGLHVVVALDRRAPFDDVRAFARGVADVLASRHPDRFTTEARKNARRGRLYLDVQRNGYAQTAVVPYAVRARPGAPVAAPLAWSDLDDPDLTARRWTVATVDGLLKDDPWHDPPRPRSLRRARDLLAELTRGG, from the coding sequence ATGACCCCGACATCGCGGACCGCTCCGCCGGAGCGCGTGCGAGCGGGCCGCCGGACCGTCGAGATCCGCCGCCCCGACAAGGTCCTCTTCCCCGGTGACGGCCTCACCAAGGCGGATCTCGCCGGCTACTACCGGACGGTCGCCCACCGCATGCTGCCCCATCTGCGCGGCCGGCCCCTCATGCTGGAACGGCATCCGGACGGGATCGACGGCCCGGCCTTCATGCAGAAGGACGTTCCGGACCACTTCCCGGACTGGGTCCACCGGGCCGAGCTGCCCAAGGAGGGCGGCACCGTCACGTATGTGCTCTGCGAGGACACCGCCACCCTCCTCTACCTGGCCGGCCAGGCGTGCACCACCCCGCACCGCTTCCTGTCCCGCGCCGACCGCCCCGACCGGCCCGACCGGCTGGTCTTCGACCTCGACCCGGCCGATGAGGACTTCGCGCCGGTACGGGAAGCGGCGCTCGGCCTCCACCGGCTCCTGGACGAGCTGGAACTGCCCTCCTCCCTGATGACCACCGGCTCCCGCGGCCTCCACGTCGTGGTGGCCCTGGACCGCCGTGCGCCCTTCGACGACGTACGGGCCTTCGCGCGCGGTGTCGCCGACGTCCTGGCCTCCCGCCACCCCGACCGGTTCACCACCGAGGCCCGGAAGAACGCCCGGCGCGGCCGCCTCTACCTCGACGTCCAGCGCAACGGCTACGCCCAGACAGCCGTCGTCCCCTATGCCGTCCGTGCCCGCCCCGGCGCGCCCGTAGCGGCCCCGCTGGCCTGGAGCGATCTCGACGATCCGGACCTCACCGCCCGCCGCTGGACCGTGGCCACCGTCGACGGCCTGCTCAAGGACGACCCCTGGCACGACCCTCCTCGGCCCCGCTCGCTCCGCAGGGCCCGCGACCTGCTCGCGGAACTGACCCGTGGCGGGTGA
- a CDS encoding PP2C family protein-serine/threonine phosphatase: MVKARKAATDAPRRTWLRGAPPPRWVRVLPVLLLVGVGAASLSDSVPVDLGFLLGAVPPLAVLAYGPWATAFLGAATIGLLTLPFFHLNRPGNTDLFTLGFVATLSVFVSFVRGRRDEQLDLERTVAETAQRAIVPDVRRQVGPVRCASLYRAAERGTLVGGDFFDVRPGPHGVRAVLGDVQGHGLSAVATVASVLGAFREAVLDDVDAVSIAARLDRRLVVDSARTEHAELFATAVLLDFAPRGREVRVLACGHPPPVLLRGGAVSTVELDPGPPLGLGLADVMPGTSTTVSLLPGDRLILASDGVLESRDASGAFYPFVERLAGMTGVGMDELPGEIWSDLCRFAPKIQDDVTLLILALDASGPA, encoded by the coding sequence GTGGTGAAGGCAAGGAAGGCGGCGACCGACGCGCCCCGGCGGACCTGGCTGCGCGGGGCCCCGCCGCCCCGCTGGGTGCGGGTCCTGCCCGTGCTGCTGCTCGTCGGCGTCGGAGCGGCCTCCCTGAGCGACTCCGTCCCGGTGGACCTCGGCTTCCTGCTCGGCGCGGTGCCACCGCTGGCCGTCCTGGCCTACGGACCGTGGGCCACCGCGTTCCTCGGCGCCGCGACGATCGGGCTGCTGACCCTTCCCTTCTTCCATCTGAACCGGCCCGGCAACACCGACCTCTTCACCCTCGGCTTCGTCGCGACCCTGAGCGTCTTCGTCTCCTTCGTCCGCGGACGCCGGGACGAGCAGCTCGACCTGGAACGCACCGTCGCCGAGACGGCCCAGCGGGCCATCGTCCCCGACGTACGACGGCAGGTCGGGCCCGTGCGCTGCGCCAGCCTCTACCGCGCCGCCGAGCGCGGCACGCTGGTCGGAGGCGACTTCTTCGACGTGCGGCCGGGCCCCCACGGGGTGCGGGCCGTCCTCGGAGACGTACAGGGGCACGGTCTGTCGGCCGTCGCGACGGTCGCCTCCGTCCTGGGGGCGTTCCGCGAGGCCGTACTGGACGACGTGGACGCGGTGTCGATCGCGGCCCGCCTCGACCGCAGGCTCGTGGTCGACTCGGCGCGCACGGAGCACGCGGAGCTCTTCGCCACGGCCGTCCTCCTGGACTTCGCGCCGCGCGGACGGGAGGTCCGCGTCCTGGCCTGCGGCCACCCGCCGCCGGTCCTGCTGCGCGGGGGAGCCGTGAGCACCGTGGAACTCGATCCGGGACCGCCGCTGGGGCTGGGCCTCGCCGACGTCATGCCCGGAACCTCCACCACGGTGTCACTGCTGCCCGGGGACCGGCTGATCCTCGCGTCGGACGGTGTCCTGGAGTCGCGGGACGCCTCCGGCGCCTTCTACCCCTTCGTCGAGCGTCTGGCGGGCATGACCGGGGTCGGCATGGACGAGCTGCCCGGCGAGATCTGGTCCGACCTGTGCCGCTTCGCCCCCAAGATCCAGGACGACGTCACCCTCCTGATCCTCGCCCTGGACGCCTCAGGGCCGGCCTGA